Proteins encoded within one genomic window of Odocoileus virginianus isolate 20LAN1187 ecotype Illinois chromosome 2, Ovbor_1.2, whole genome shotgun sequence:
- the EGFL7 gene encoding epidermal growth factor-like protein 7 isoform X2, with the protein MAEPGRGQQQTPAPGRHGRPPPPRRAAATSVWGMREPPSPGHLEEKAIPPGNSGHVGLPGAASALVPGPGSRRHGARLPAWTQGVCRRGSPGPCVRVFRAACIPALPHHLRWAPSLQHLPDPLQDRLPSPPRAGPHPASLRLLPWLEADWRAARGLWGSNMPATMSERRELCPAWPLSLPCRMAGRRLPDRCGRVPRRRGRLSPALCKHGGQLLVPVSGGPLAICGRGSLPA; encoded by the exons ATGGCTGAGCCAGGGCGCGGGCAGCAGCAG ACCCCGGCACCAGGAAGGCACGGGCGGCCCCCACCACCCAGAAGAGCAGCTGCCACCAGCGTCTGGGGCATGAGGGAGCCCCCTTCCCCAG GCCACCTCGAGGAGAAGGCCATTCCACCTGGAAACTCGGGCCATGTGGGGCTCCCAGGAGCTGCTTCCGCTCTGGTTCCTGGTCCTGGCAGCAGGCGGCACGGAGCACGTCTACCGGCCTGG ACGCAGGGTGTGTGTCGTCGGGGCTCCCCGGGGCCCTGTGTCCGAGTCTTTCGTGCAGCGTGTATACCAGCCCTTCCTCACCACCTGCGATGGGCACCGAGCCTGCAGCACCTACCG gacCCTCTACAGGACCGCCTACCGTCGCCACCCCGGGCCGGCCCCCACCCGGCCTCGCTACGCCTGCTGCCCTGGCTGGAAGCGGACTGGCGGGCTGCCAGGGGCCTGTGGGGCAG CAATATGCCAGCCACCATGTCAGAACGGAGGGAGCTGTGTCCAGCCTGGCCGCTGTCACTGCCCTGCAGGATGGCGGGGCGACGCCTGCCAGACAG ATGTGGACGAGTGCCGCGCCGGAGGGGGCGGCTGTCCCCAGCACTGTGTAAACACGGCGGGCAGTTACTGGTGCCGGTGTCGGGAGGGCCACTGGCCATCTGTGGACGGGGCAGTCTGCCTGCCTGA
- the EGFL7 gene encoding epidermal growth factor-like protein 7 isoform X1, which yields MWGSQELLPLWFLVLAAGGTEHVYRPGRRVCVVGAPRGPVSESFVQRVYQPFLTTCDGHRACSTYRTLYRTAYRRHPGPAPTRPRYACCPGWKRTGGLPGACGAAICQPPCQNGGSCVQPGRCHCPAGWRGDACQTDVDECRAGGGGCPQHCVNTAGSYWCRCREGHWPSVDGAVCLPERGAPRVTPGPATGADSEVKEEVQRLQSRVDVLEQKLQHVLAPLHSLASRALEHGLPDPGSLLAHSLRQLDRIDSLSEQISFLEEQLGSCSCKKEV from the exons ATGTGGGGCTCCCAGGAGCTGCTTCCGCTCTGGTTCCTGGTCCTGGCAGCAGGCGGCACGGAGCACGTCTACCGGCCTGG ACGCAGGGTGTGTGTCGTCGGGGCTCCCCGGGGCCCTGTGTCCGAGTCTTTCGTGCAGCGTGTATACCAGCCCTTCCTCACCACCTGCGATGGGCACCGAGCCTGCAGCACCTACCG gacCCTCTACAGGACCGCCTACCGTCGCCACCCCGGGCCGGCCCCCACCCGGCCTCGCTACGCCTGCTGCCCTGGCTGGAAGCGGACTGGCGGGCTGCCAGGGGCCTGTGGGGCAG CAATATGCCAGCCACCATGTCAGAACGGAGGGAGCTGTGTCCAGCCTGGCCGCTGTCACTGCCCTGCAGGATGGCGGGGCGACGCCTGCCAGACAG ATGTGGACGAGTGCCGCGCCGGAGGGGGCGGCTGTCCCCAGCACTGTGTAAACACGGCGGGCAGTTACTGGTGCCGGTGTCGGGAGGGCCACTGGCCATCTGTGGACGGGGCAGTCTGCCTGCCTGAGAGAGGGGCCCCCAGGGTGACCCCAGGCCCTGCGACAG GAGCAGACAGTGAGGTCAAGGAAGAAGTACAGAGGCTCCAGTCAAGGGTGGACGTGCTGGAGCAG AAGCTGCAGCATGTGCTGGCCCCACTGCACAGCCTGGCCTCGCGCGCCCTGGAGCATGGGCTCCCTGACCCAGGCAGCCTCCTGGCCCACTCCCTCCGGCAGCTGGACCGCATCGACTCTCTGAGCGAACAGATATCCTTCCTGGAAGAGCAGCTGGGCTCCT GTTCTTGCAAGAAGGAGGTGTGA